Proteins encoded by one window of Arachis ipaensis cultivar K30076 chromosome B04, Araip1.1, whole genome shotgun sequence:
- the LOC107637226 gene encoding uncharacterized protein LOC107637226 yields MSIAEYTEKFERLCKFSAMYKANPDEKWKCMKYQGGLRAEVLTAIAPLEIREFSSLVSKCQVIEECTKKLASERSEAFKKRQLNQELSQQPPQKKAFLEKPTGRQPQQGTDRQEPSTDASPKTTELKECASCGKQHRGRCLARQNVCFWCFQPGHIARECPAVLPPLANPPQRQGRVFALSSKEVHESEDRIEGKCTINGIL; encoded by the coding sequence ATGAGTATTGCAGAGTACACAGAGAAGTTCGAAAGACTCTGCAAATTTTCCGCCATGTATAAGGCTAATCCAGATGAAAAGTGGAAGTGTATGAAGTATCAAGGAGGGCTCAGGGCAGAAGTTCTAACCGCTATAGCCCCACTGGAAATCCGGGAGTTCTCCTCCCTCGTTAGCAAGTGCCAGGTGATCGAAGAATGCACCAAAAAACTAGCGTCGGAAAGAAGCGAGGCTTTCAAGAAAAGGCAACTGAATCAAGAATTATCTCAGCAGCCGCCGCAGAAGAAGGCCTTTCTTGAGAAACCTACAGGAAGGCAACCTCAACAGGGCACGGATCGCCAGGAACCTTCCACTGATGCCTCACCAAAGACCACCGAACTCAAGGAGTGTGCTTCATGTGGGAAGCAACATAGGGGTAGGTGCCTTGCCAGACAAAATGTCTGCTTCTGGTGTTTTCAGCCGGGGCATATCGCCAGGGAATGCCCAGCAGTTCTCCCACCCCTTGCCAATCCACCACAGCGTCAAGGGCGAGTCTTTGCCCTCAGCAGCAAGGAAGTCCACGAGTCAGAAGATCGAATCGAGGGTAAATGCACAATTAATGGAATCCTTTAA